The following proteins come from a genomic window of Denitromonas sp.:
- the zapE gene encoding cell division protein ZapE encodes MPHRVLEVPEFGMIDAYNAALTERGYQADPAQQSAVKRLQALYSDLLGYKVARRSLFKKWFAKPAEPRSVYFWGGVGRGKSFLMDCFYEAVPYKRKRRVHFHAFMQEVQNDLKSLNHLPDPLQIIADRVSEQTRLLCFDEFHVSDIADAMILGRLLEALLARGVIFVMTSNYPPDGLYPNGLQRINFLPTIELMKKRFDVVEVDYGTDYRLRTLEQLEIYLVPDNAEARARMADDFYRIAAVEGAPGAIDVLGRSFQAERLAPGVVWFDFATLCKGPRSQNDYLELAREYHTILLSGVPKMLAGQSNEARRFTWLIDVLYDHRVKLIMSAEVAAHDLYREGHNANEFVRTVSRLIEMRTRDYLAEAHRTE; translated from the coding sequence ATGCCCCATCGTGTCCTGGAAGTCCCCGAATTCGGCATGATCGATGCCTACAATGCCGCGCTCACCGAGCGTGGCTATCAGGCCGATCCGGCCCAGCAATCTGCCGTCAAGCGATTGCAGGCGCTGTACTCCGACTTGCTCGGCTACAAGGTGGCCCGGCGCAGCCTGTTCAAAAAGTGGTTTGCCAAGCCGGCCGAACCGCGCAGCGTGTATTTCTGGGGCGGCGTCGGTCGTGGCAAGAGCTTCCTGATGGACTGCTTCTATGAAGCGGTGCCCTACAAGCGCAAGCGCCGGGTGCACTTCCATGCCTTCATGCAGGAAGTGCAGAATGATCTCAAGTCGCTCAACCACCTGCCCGATCCGCTGCAGATCATCGCCGACCGGGTCAGCGAGCAGACGCGCCTGCTGTGCTTCGATGAATTCCATGTCTCCGACATCGCCGACGCGATGATCCTCGGGCGACTGCTCGAGGCGCTGCTGGCGCGCGGCGTCATCTTCGTGATGACGTCCAACTACCCGCCCGACGGGCTGTATCCCAACGGCCTGCAGCGGATCAACTTCCTGCCCACCATCGAGCTCATGAAGAAGCGCTTCGACGTGGTCGAGGTCGATTACGGCACCGACTATCGCCTGCGCACGCTCGAGCAGCTCGAGATCTACCTGGTGCCGGACAACGCCGAGGCGCGTGCGCGCATGGCGGATGACTTCTACCGCATTGCGGCCGTTGAAGGTGCGCCGGGCGCGATCGATGTGCTGGGCCGCAGCTTCCAGGCCGAACGACTGGCCCCCGGGGTGGTCTGGTTCGATTTTGCCACCCTGTGCAAGGGCCCGCGCTCGCAGAACGACTATCTCGAACTGGCGCGCGAGTACCACACCATCCTGCTCTCCGGCGTGCCGAAGATGTTGGCCGGCCAGAGCAACGAAGCCCGCCGTTTCACCTGGCTGATCGATGTGCTTTACGATCACCGGGTCAAGCTCATCATGAGCGCGGAGGTCGCGGCCCATGACCTGTATCGCGAAGGCCACAACGCCAACGAGTTCGTGCGCACCGTCAGCCGGCTCATCGAAATGCGCACCCGGGACTACCTTGCGGAAGCCCACCGGACCGAATAG
- the rmuC gene encoding DNA recombination protein RmuC gives MTEQHIQITLIAALAVLLLAVLVLILRVRRLESALPGQLVEAVHDALETQHREMLGDLHTGLGRQTDRLTEASESQGERLRGRVDGELRLTRDAMHGLQSLMQTQLADQRSEMQLRLNELSSALQSANARLRSDMIEQTLARLGEHARADRELLQNGLRSASEQMAQSSEALNRTVNERLETITGQVHQRLDEGFKKTNETFANVMARLATIDEAQKKIDGLTTNVVSLQELLGDKRARGAFGEVQLEALVRNSLPPDGFEFQATLSGNVRVDCLLTLPEPTGRVAVDSKFPLENYHRMFEAGLAESDRRVAQSAFRTDVKRHVDAIAGKYIIPGETSDGAVMFVPAEAVFAEIHAYHPEVVAYAQERRVWIVSPTTLMAILNTARAVLKDVETRKQIHVIKDALSKLAKDFHRFDDRMQALARHIEQAGKDVKDVQVSSRKISAHFQKIESAKLDELPEDLGEEADDPEDA, from the coding sequence GTGACCGAGCAACACATTCAGATCACCCTGATTGCGGCCCTGGCGGTGTTGTTGCTGGCCGTGCTGGTGTTGATCCTGCGGGTACGACGGCTGGAGTCGGCCTTGCCGGGGCAACTGGTCGAGGCGGTGCACGATGCGCTCGAAACCCAGCACCGCGAGATGCTCGGCGACCTGCACACCGGCCTGGGCCGGCAGACCGACCGCCTCACCGAAGCGAGCGAATCGCAAGGCGAGCGCCTGCGTGGCCGCGTCGATGGGGAGCTGCGCCTGACCCGCGACGCCATGCACGGCCTGCAGTCGCTGATGCAGACGCAGCTGGCCGATCAGCGCAGCGAGATGCAGCTGCGGCTGAACGAGCTGAGCAGCGCCCTGCAAAGCGCCAACGCCCGCCTGCGCAGCGACATGATCGAACAGACCCTGGCCCGCCTGGGCGAACACGCCCGCGCCGACCGGGAGCTGCTCCAGAACGGCCTGCGCAGTGCCTCCGAACAGATGGCGCAGAGCAGCGAGGCGCTCAACCGAACGGTCAATGAGCGCCTGGAGACGATCACCGGGCAGGTGCATCAGCGCCTGGACGAAGGCTTCAAGAAGACCAACGAGACCTTCGCCAACGTGATGGCCCGACTCGCCACCATCGACGAAGCGCAGAAGAAGATCGACGGGCTGACCACCAACGTGGTGAGCCTGCAGGAACTGCTTGGCGACAAACGCGCGCGCGGCGCCTTCGGCGAGGTGCAGCTCGAGGCGCTGGTGCGCAATTCGTTGCCGCCGGATGGCTTCGAGTTCCAGGCCACGCTATCGGGCAATGTGCGGGTCGATTGCCTGCTCACCCTGCCGGAGCCGACCGGCCGGGTCGCGGTGGACTCCAAGTTCCCGCTCGAAAACTATCACCGGATGTTCGAAGCCGGGCTGGCCGAATCTGACCGCCGGGTGGCACAGAGCGCCTTCCGCACCGATGTGAAACGGCATGTGGATGCCATTGCCGGCAAGTACATCATCCCGGGCGAGACCTCCGACGGCGCGGTGATGTTCGTGCCGGCAGAAGCGGTGTTCGCGGAGATCCACGCCTACCACCCGGAGGTGGTCGCCTACGCGCAGGAGCGGCGGGTGTGGATCGTCTCGCCGACCACGCTGATGGCCATCCTCAACACCGCGCGCGCGGTGCTCAAGGATGTCGAAACGCGCAAGCAGATCCATGTGATCAAGGATGCGCTGTCCAAGCTGGCCAAGGACTTCCACCGCTTCGACGACCGCATGCAGGCGCTGGCCCGGCACATCGAGCAAGCCGGCAAGGACGTCAAGGATGTGCAGGTCAGCTCACGCAAGATCAGCGCGCACTTCCAGAAAATCGAGTCGGCCAAGCTCGACGAATTGCCTGAGGATCTGGGCGAAGAGGCGGACGACCCTGAAGACGCGTAG
- a CDS encoding ABC transporter permease, protein MNILRLALRMLLRDLRAGELHLLALALIVAVASLSSVGFLTDRVGRSLDREANQLLGGDLLLSADHEWPASFRQLARSEGLQVTDTYVFSSMVGTEAAVQLAAVKAVGEGYPLRGSVRIAPARNAPDAVVGTIPPRGEIWPDERVIAALGVSVGDTVQLGLLSMTVGGVLTFESDRGANFFSMLPRVMVNAADLPATGLIQTGSRVSYRLHVAGESAAVTRFRERASTILARGQSIESIDNARPEVQVALARAERFLRLAASLSVVLAAVAIGLSARRFMARHLDGCAVLRCLGARQVQLIQLFLIEFIVFGLVASTLGVVLGWAFQSLLAGGLGEVLRVALPAPSWLPVMHGLVVGLALLLGFVLPYLIGLARVPALRVMRREMGEGMALARLAWGCGLAVLVAIVLWVANDFTLGLWISVGFLAALGGFAALSGAGFTLLARFALAVNGGWRQGLLALKRRLGSQVIQATAVGLGLMALLLLTLVRADLLSAWRDTVPPDAPNRFVINLQPDQQQAFLAFFRDAGLPEPDLMPMIRGRLMAINGQPVAPERYTEDRARRLAEREFNLSYSSTLPPGNVLDEGAWHGTGGPAFSVEAGVARSLGVSVGDTVTFDVAGQQVSAPVTSQRSLRWDSMRVNFFFLASPGVLDRFPASLITSFYLPREAQDFSLALIRAFPNISVIDVGAVMGQVETMIDKLITIVELVFGFAVAAGVVVLFAALQSTRDERAREFAVMRTLGARAQQLRQSLLIEFAAMGAAAGALAGAGASLVGWLLALRVFDMPYAPAPGPVLIGALAGALGVMAVGWLGAGKLLRQSPLQLLREAV, encoded by the coding sequence ATGAATATCCTGCGCCTTGCCCTGCGCATGTTGCTGCGCGATCTGCGCGCAGGCGAACTGCACCTGCTCGCCCTGGCCCTGATCGTCGCCGTCGCCAGCCTGAGCAGCGTCGGCTTCCTCACCGACCGGGTCGGGCGCAGCCTCGACCGCGAAGCCAACCAGCTGCTCGGTGGCGACCTGCTGCTCAGCGCCGACCACGAATGGCCCGCGTCTTTCCGCCAGCTGGCGCGTAGCGAGGGCTTGCAGGTGACCGACACCTATGTGTTCTCGAGCATGGTCGGCACCGAGGCGGCGGTGCAACTGGCGGCAGTCAAGGCCGTCGGCGAGGGCTATCCGCTGCGCGGCAGCGTGCGCATCGCACCGGCGCGCAACGCCCCCGATGCGGTGGTGGGCACCATTCCTCCGCGCGGCGAGATCTGGCCGGATGAGCGGGTGATTGCGGCGTTGGGCGTGTCGGTGGGTGACACGGTGCAGCTTGGCCTGCTGAGCATGACGGTTGGCGGCGTGCTGACCTTCGAATCCGACCGCGGCGCCAACTTCTTCAGCATGCTGCCGCGGGTCATGGTCAATGCGGCCGATCTGCCGGCCACCGGGTTGATCCAGACCGGTTCGCGGGTGTCATACCGGCTGCATGTGGCGGGCGAATCGGCCGCCGTTACCCGTTTCCGCGAGCGAGCGTCGACCATTCTGGCGCGCGGGCAGAGCATCGAGTCGATCGACAACGCACGCCCCGAAGTGCAGGTTGCGCTGGCGCGGGCGGAGCGTTTCCTGCGTCTGGCGGCGAGCCTGTCGGTGGTGCTGGCCGCCGTGGCCATCGGCCTGAGTGCGCGCCGTTTCATGGCGCGCCACCTCGACGGTTGCGCGGTGCTGCGCTGCCTCGGGGCGCGTCAAGTGCAACTGATCCAGCTGTTTCTGATCGAGTTCATCGTCTTCGGCCTGGTCGCCTCGACTCTCGGTGTTGTCCTGGGCTGGGCTTTCCAGAGCCTGCTCGCCGGCGGGCTCGGCGAGGTGCTGCGGGTTGCCTTGCCGGCACCGTCCTGGCTGCCGGTGATGCATGGCCTGGTGGTGGGGCTGGCCTTGCTGCTGGGCTTCGTGCTGCCCTACCTGATCGGTCTGGCGCGGGTGCCGGCCCTGCGGGTGATGCGCCGTGAAATGGGCGAGGGCATGGCGTTGGCGCGGCTGGCCTGGGGCTGCGGGCTGGCCGTGCTGGTGGCCATTGTGCTGTGGGTGGCCAATGATTTCACGCTCGGTCTGTGGATCTCCGTCGGTTTCCTGGCCGCGCTCGGTGGTTTCGCGGCGTTGAGCGGCGCCGGTTTCACGCTGCTGGCGCGCTTCGCCCTGGCGGTCAATGGCGGCTGGCGTCAAGGCTTGCTGGCGCTCAAGCGGCGCCTGGGCAGCCAGGTCATCCAGGCCACGGCGGTCGGCCTCGGCCTGATGGCCTTGTTGCTGCTCACCCTGGTGCGCGCCGACTTGTTGTCCGCCTGGCGAGATACCGTCCCGCCCGATGCGCCGAACCGTTTCGTCATCAACCTCCAGCCAGACCAGCAACAGGCCTTTCTGGCGTTTTTCCGCGACGCCGGGCTGCCCGAGCCCGACCTGATGCCGATGATCCGTGGCCGGCTGATGGCCATCAACGGCCAGCCGGTTGCGCCGGAACGCTATACCGAAGACCGTGCACGGCGGCTGGCCGAGCGCGAGTTCAACCTGTCGTATTCGAGCACCTTGCCACCGGGCAATGTGCTCGACGAAGGTGCCTGGCACGGCACCGGCGGGCCGGCGTTTTCGGTCGAGGCTGGGGTGGCCAGGTCGCTGGGCGTGTCGGTCGGCGACACGGTGACCTTCGATGTGGCCGGCCAGCAGGTGAGCGCGCCGGTGACCAGCCAGCGCAGCCTGCGCTGGGACTCGATGCGGGTGAACTTTTTCTTTCTGGCCTCGCCCGGCGTGCTCGACCGGTTCCCGGCCAGCCTGATCACCAGCTTCTACCTGCCGCGCGAGGCGCAGGATTTCTCGCTCGCCCTGATCCGCGCGTTTCCGAATATCTCGGTGATCGACGTCGGCGCCGTGATGGGGCAGGTCGAGACCATGATCGACAAGCTGATCACCATCGTCGAGCTGGTATTCGGCTTTGCCGTCGCCGCCGGTGTGGTGGTGCTGTTCGCCGCCTTGCAGTCGACCCGCGACGAGCGCGCGCGCGAGTTTGCCGTCATGCGTACCCTGGGGGCACGCGCGCAGCAGCTCAGGCAGAGCCTGCTGATCGAGTTTGCCGCCATGGGCGCTGCCGCGGGTGCGCTGGCCGGTGCCGGCGCGAGCCTGGTCGGCTGGCTGCTCGCGTTGCGGGTGTTCGACATGCCCTATGCGCCCGCGCCAGGGCCGGTGCTGATCGGTGCGCTCGCCGGCGCGCTGGGGGTCATGGCGGTGGGCTGGCTGGGCGCCGGCAAGCTGCTGCGCCAGTCGCCACTGCAACTGCTGCGCGAGGCGGTGTGA
- a CDS encoding ATP-dependent DNA helicase — protein MTEHDTVQRDVEAAFAPEGALAQVVPGFAARSQQIEMAVKIGQTIREQGVLVAEAGTGTGKTFAYLVPALMSGGKVLVSTGTKTLQDQLFRRDLPTVRKALKLPLRIALLKGRANYVCHYHLARHANDGRFATPQDAANLRKITRFAEITRTGDKAECQDVPEDSAAWISATSTRDNCLGQDCPNVKECFVLQARREAMDADVVVVNHHLFFADVMLRDEGMGELLPACNTLVFDEAHQLPETASLFFGESVSTAQVIDLARDMRAEALAGASDCRVLIEGTRTLEKAGRDWRLSVSGENARISLEQLAQHPGFMPATETLARTLTEVGAILKTQAERSEGLANCLRRLEELAERLEHWQHPPEPKVVRWVEVFTQSLAVHSTPLEIGNVFARQMQRYPSAWIFTSATLAVGTDFSHYCRDLGLNWLDPPAHTAVWGSPFNYPEQAVLYAPAGMPNPNAPDYPDVVADIAFPLIRAAHGRTFVLCTSLRAMRRIHERLGDKLERAGLKLPLLLQGEGSRSQLLARFRELGNAVLVASQSFWEGVDVPGDALSVVVIDKLPFAPPDDPVLAARIEHLREAGVNPFMTYQLPRAVINVKQGAGRLIRTEQDRGVLAVCDPRMIDKPYGKRVWRSLPPMRRTRVPEEVEAFLATLPPPRGVTAEVLPSEDPADDVTLTD, from the coding sequence GTGACTGAGCACGACACCGTTCAGCGTGACGTCGAAGCAGCCTTCGCCCCCGAAGGCGCACTGGCCCAGGTGGTGCCGGGCTTTGCCGCGCGCAGCCAGCAGATCGAGATGGCGGTCAAGATCGGCCAGACCATCCGCGAGCAGGGCGTGCTGGTGGCCGAAGCCGGCACCGGCACGGGCAAGACCTTTGCCTATCTGGTGCCCGCGCTGATGTCCGGTGGCAAGGTGCTGGTGTCGACCGGCACCAAGACGCTGCAGGACCAGCTCTTTCGCCGCGACCTGCCCACGGTGCGCAAGGCGCTCAAGCTGCCGCTGCGCATTGCGCTGCTCAAGGGGCGCGCCAACTACGTCTGCCACTACCACCTGGCCCGCCACGCCAACGATGGCCGCTTCGCCACGCCACAGGACGCGGCCAACCTGCGCAAGATCACCCGCTTTGCCGAAATCACCCGCACCGGCGACAAGGCCGAATGCCAGGATGTACCCGAAGACAGCGCCGCCTGGATCTCCGCCACGTCGACGCGCGACAACTGTCTGGGCCAGGACTGCCCCAACGTCAAGGAATGCTTCGTGCTGCAGGCGCGGCGCGAGGCCATGGACGCCGACGTGGTGGTGGTCAATCACCATCTGTTCTTTGCCGACGTGATGCTGCGCGACGAAGGCATGGGCGAGTTGCTGCCGGCCTGCAACACGCTGGTGTTCGACGAGGCCCACCAGCTGCCCGAGACCGCCAGCCTGTTCTTCGGCGAGTCGGTCAGCACCGCGCAGGTGATCGATCTGGCGCGCGACATGCGTGCCGAAGCACTGGCCGGGGCGTCCGACTGCCGGGTGCTGATCGAAGGCACGCGTACGCTCGAAAAGGCGGGCCGTGACTGGCGCCTGTCGGTCAGCGGCGAAAACGCCCGCATCAGCCTCGAACAGCTCGCGCAGCACCCCGGCTTCATGCCCGCCACCGAGACGCTGGCCAGGACACTGACCGAGGTCGGCGCCATCCTCAAGACCCAGGCCGAGCGCTCCGAAGGCCTGGCCAACTGCCTGCGCCGGCTCGAAGAGCTCGCCGAGCGGCTCGAGCACTGGCAGCATCCGCCCGAACCCAAGGTAGTGCGCTGGGTCGAGGTGTTCACCCAGTCGCTGGCCGTGCACAGCACGCCGCTGGAGATCGGCAACGTGTTCGCGCGGCAGATGCAGCGCTACCCGAGCGCCTGGATCTTCACCTCCGCCACGCTCGCCGTGGGCACCGATTTTTCGCACTACTGCCGCGACCTGGGCCTCAACTGGCTGGACCCACCGGCGCATACCGCGGTGTGGGGCAGCCCTTTCAACTACCCCGAGCAAGCGGTGCTCTATGCCCCGGCCGGCATGCCCAACCCGAACGCGCCGGACTACCCGGACGTGGTCGCCGACATCGCCTTTCCGCTGATCCGTGCCGCCCATGGGCGCACTTTCGTGCTGTGCACCTCGCTGCGCGCCATGCGCCGCATCCACGAGCGGCTCGGCGACAAGCTCGAGCGCGCCGGCCTCAAACTGCCCTTGCTGCTGCAGGGCGAGGGCTCGCGCAGCCAGCTGCTGGCCCGTTTTCGCGAGCTGGGCAACGCCGTGCTGGTGGCCAGCCAGAGCTTCTGGGAAGGGGTCGATGTGCCCGGCGACGCGCTGTCGGTGGTGGTCATCGACAAGCTGCCTTTCGCGCCGCCCGACGACCCGGTGCTCGCCGCGCGCATCGAACATCTGCGCGAGGCCGGGGTCAATCCGTTCATGACCTACCAGCTGCCGCGCGCCGTCATCAACGTCAAACAGGGCGCCGGGCGGCTGATCCGCACCGAGCAGGACCGCGGCGTGCTCGCCGTGTGCGACCCGCGCATGATCGACAAACCCTACGGCAAGCGGGTCTGGCGCAGCCTGCCGCCGATGCGGCGCACCCGGGTGCCCGAAGAGGTCGAGGCCTTCCTCGCCACGCTGCCGCCGCCGCGCGGCGTCACCGCCGAGGTGCTGCCGAGCGAGGATCCGGCCGACGACGTTACACTGACAGACTGA
- a CDS encoding M20 aminoacylase family protein, with the protein MKILDAVKQQHAALTTLRRDIHAHPELAFDEHRTAALVADRLEAAGIETHRGIGRTGVVGVIRAGTSTRAIGLRADMDALPMQERNTFPHHSKHPGRMHACGHDGHTAMLLGAAEHLARYPDFDGTVVFIFQPAEEGDGGGREMVEDGLFERFPMDAVFGLHNWPGLPAGSFAVHAGPVMASADRFDIEVLGHGAHAAMPHLGVDPVVAGSALVQALQTVVTRTRDPLDPAVLSVTQFHAGEAYNVIPDRARLTGTVRAFSTEVQAQIEAAMQRICQGIGTAYNVNVRFNYLRGYPATINTPAEAAVCAEVARALVGEGGVRTDVKPSMGAEDFAYFLHEKPGCYVWLGNGPGEGGCTLHNPNYDFNDAVIPTGVTYWVNLAQRLLAASAA; encoded by the coding sequence ATGAAGATCCTCGACGCCGTCAAACAACAACATGCTGCGCTCACCACCTTGCGCCGCGACATTCACGCCCACCCCGAGCTGGCCTTCGACGAACACCGCACCGCGGCGCTGGTCGCCGACCGGCTCGAAGCGGCCGGCATCGAAACCCACCGCGGCATCGGCCGCACCGGCGTGGTCGGTGTGATCCGCGCCGGCACCTCGACGCGCGCCATCGGCCTGCGTGCCGACATGGACGCGCTGCCGATGCAGGAGCGCAATACCTTTCCGCATCACTCGAAGCACCCCGGTCGCATGCACGCCTGCGGCCATGACGGGCACACCGCCATGCTGCTCGGTGCGGCCGAGCACCTGGCCCGGTATCCCGATTTTGACGGCACCGTGGTGTTCATCTTCCAGCCCGCCGAAGAAGGCGACGGCGGTGGCCGCGAGATGGTCGAGGACGGCCTGTTCGAGCGCTTCCCCATGGATGCGGTGTTCGGCCTGCACAACTGGCCGGGCCTGCCGGCGGGCAGCTTCGCCGTGCACGCCGGCCCGGTAATGGCCTCGGCCGACCGCTTTGACATCGAGGTGCTCGGCCATGGCGCGCATGCCGCCATGCCGCATCTGGGCGTGGACCCGGTGGTGGCCGGCTCGGCCCTGGTACAGGCGCTGCAGACCGTGGTTACCCGCACGCGCGACCCGCTCGACCCGGCGGTGCTGTCGGTTACCCAGTTCCATGCCGGCGAGGCCTACAACGTGATCCCCGACCGCGCCCGCCTGACCGGCACCGTGCGCGCCTTCTCGACCGAAGTGCAGGCACAGATCGAGGCAGCCATGCAGCGCATCTGCCAGGGCATCGGCACCGCCTACAACGTGAACGTGCGCTTCAACTACCTGCGCGGTTATCCGGCCACCATCAACACCCCGGCCGAAGCCGCCGTGTGCGCCGAGGTGGCGCGGGCGCTGGTGGGCGAAGGCGGGGTGCGTACCGATGTCAAGCCGAGCATGGGGGCAGAGGACTTCGCCTACTTCCTGCATGAGAAGCCCGGCTGCTATGTCTGGCTCGGCAACGGGCCGGGCGAGGGCGGCTGCACGCTGCACAACCCCAACTATGACTTCAACGACGCGGTCATCCCCACCGGCGTGACGTACTGGGTCAATCTCGCACAACGCCTGCTGGCCGCGTCGGCGGCCTGA
- the moaA gene encoding GTP 3',8-cyclase MoaA, whose amino-acid sequence MAPNSIPPAEPFKLTDQRGRPVRDLRISVTDRCNFRCVYCMPRAVFGKDYPFLARSELLSFEEIVRIARIFVAHGVRKIRITGGEPLLRRNVEQLIKALAALPGVEITLTTNGVLLPRMAQKLADAGLHRVTVSLDALDDAIFKKINDADFPVADVLAGIEAARDAGLMPVKVNMVVKRGVNDHQIVDMARHFKGSGHILRFIEYMDVGASNGWRLDEVVPSREVIDRIHAVFPVESSEPNYTGEVAERWRYLDGDGEVGVISSVTQAFCSTCTRIRLSTEGKLYTCLFANEGHDLRTALRDGATDEELAAIIHRTWQGRSDRYSEIRTENTHALKRIEMSYIGG is encoded by the coding sequence ATGGCTCCCAACTCGATCCCCCCTGCCGAACCGTTCAAGCTCACCGACCAGCGCGGCCGCCCCGTGCGCGATCTGCGCATCTCGGTGACCGACCGCTGCAACTTCCGCTGCGTGTACTGCATGCCGCGCGCCGTGTTCGGCAAGGACTACCCCTTCCTCGCCCGCTCCGAGCTGCTCAGCTTCGAAGAGATCGTGCGCATCGCGCGCATCTTCGTCGCCCACGGGGTGCGCAAGATCCGGATCACCGGCGGCGAACCGCTGCTGCGCCGCAACGTCGAACAACTGATCAAGGCACTGGCCGCGCTGCCCGGCGTGGAGATCACGCTGACCACCAACGGTGTACTGCTGCCCCGCATGGCGCAGAAGCTCGCCGACGCCGGTCTGCACCGGGTCACCGTCAGCCTCGATGCGCTCGACGATGCCATCTTCAAGAAAATCAACGACGCCGACTTCCCGGTCGCCGACGTGCTCGCCGGCATCGAAGCCGCACGCGACGCGGGGCTGATGCCGGTCAAGGTGAACATGGTGGTCAAGCGCGGGGTCAACGACCACCAGATCGTCGATATGGCGCGCCACTTCAAGGGCTCCGGCCACATCCTGCGCTTCATCGAATACATGGATGTGGGCGCCTCCAATGGCTGGCGGCTCGATGAAGTCGTCCCCTCGCGCGAAGTCATCGATCGCATTCACGCGGTATTCCCGGTTGAATCCTCCGAGCCGAACTACACCGGCGAAGTCGCCGAGCGCTGGCGCTACCTCGATGGCGATGGCGAGGTCGGCGTGATTTCGTCGGTCACGCAAGCCTTCTGCAGCACCTGTACGCGCATTCGCCTGTCGACCGAGGGCAAGCTCTACACCTGCCTGTTCGCCAACGAGGGGCACGACCTGCGCACCGCACTGCGCGACGGCGCTACCGACGAGGAATTGGCCGCCATCATCCACCGCACCTGGCAGGGGCGCAGTGACCGCTACTCGGAGATCCGCACCGAGAATACGCATGCGTTGAAGCGCATCGAAATGTCGTATATCGGCGGATAG
- the lpdA gene encoding dihydrolipoyl dehydrogenase — MSKQQFDVLVIGGGPGGYVAAIRAAQLGFKTACAESNPYADPKGEPRLGGTCLNVGCIPSKALLHTSHMFEEASHDFAEQGIKVGTPSIDVPTMIARKAKIVDQLTGGIKGLFKKNKVTMLAGHGSFVGQTADGWDVKVGDEVVEAKQVIVATGSTARHLPGIEVDNTLICDNIGALDLGAVPKRLGLIGSGVIGLEMGSVWRRLGSEVTILEAMDSFLGAADQDVAKEAQKVFTKQGLAIKLGVKVGKVTPAKNKKSVTVEFEDKDGAQKAVFDKLIISVGRVPNTAGLNAEAVGLKLTDRGMVDVNDHCQTNLPGVWAVGDVVRGPMLAHKAMEEAVMVAELMAGQAGHCNFDTIPWVIYTSPEIAWVGKTEQQLKADGVKYRAGKIPFMANGRALGMGAPTGFVKMLACAETDRILGVHIIGANASELISEAVVAMEFHGAAEDLARICHAHPTMSEAVHEAALAVDKRPLHF, encoded by the coding sequence ATGTCGAAGCAACAATTTGACGTGCTGGTGATCGGCGGTGGCCCCGGTGGCTACGTGGCCGCCATCCGCGCCGCGCAGCTGGGCTTCAAGACCGCCTGCGCCGAATCCAACCCGTACGCCGATCCGAAAGGCGAGCCGCGCCTGGGCGGCACCTGCCTGAACGTCGGCTGCATTCCGTCGAAGGCGCTGCTGCACACCTCGCACATGTTCGAGGAAGCCAGCCACGACTTCGCCGAGCAGGGCATCAAGGTGGGGACGCCGAGCATCGACGTACCGACCATGATCGCGCGCAAGGCCAAGATCGTCGATCAGCTCACCGGCGGTATCAAGGGCCTGTTCAAGAAGAACAAGGTCACCATGCTGGCCGGTCACGGCAGCTTCGTCGGCCAGACCGCCGATGGCTGGGACGTGAAGGTGGGCGACGAGGTCGTCGAAGCCAAGCAGGTCATCGTGGCCACCGGCTCGACCGCTCGCCATCTGCCGGGTATCGAGGTCGACAACACCCTGATCTGCGACAACATCGGTGCGCTGGACCTGGGCGCAGTGCCCAAGCGCCTCGGCCTGATCGGCTCGGGCGTCATCGGCCTCGAAATGGGATCGGTGTGGCGTCGTCTGGGCTCGGAAGTCACCATTCTTGAAGCCATGGACAGCTTCCTCGGCGCGGCCGACCAGGACGTGGCCAAAGAGGCGCAGAAGGTGTTCACCAAGCAGGGCCTGGCGATCAAGCTGGGCGTCAAGGTGGGCAAGGTTACGCCGGCCAAGAACAAGAAGTCGGTCACTGTCGAGTTCGAAGACAAGGACGGCGCGCAGAAGGCCGTGTTCGACAAGCTGATCATCTCGGTCGGCCGTGTGCCGAACACCGCCGGGCTGAACGCCGAGGCCGTCGGCCTCAAGCTGACCGACCGCGGCATGGTCGATGTCAATGACCACTGCCAGACCAATCTGCCGGGCGTGTGGGCGGTGGGCGACGTGGTGCGTGGCCCGATGCTGGCGCACAAGGCCATGGAAGAGGCGGTGATGGTCGCCGAGCTGATGGCCGGCCAGGCGGGCCACTGCAACTTCGACACCATCCCGTGGGTGATCTACACCTCGCCGGAAATTGCCTGGGTCGGCAAGACCGAGCAGCAGCTCAAGGCTGATGGCGTGAAGTACCGCGCCGGCAAGATCCCGTTCATGGCCAACGGCCGTGCGCTGGGCATGGGCGCGCCGACCGGCTTCGTCAAGATGCTCGCTTGCGCCGAAACCGACCGCATCCTCGGTGTGCACATCATCGGTGCCAATGCCTCGGAGCTGATCTCCGAAGCCGTCGTGGCCATGGAGTTCCATGGCGCGGCCGAAGATCTGGCACGCATCTGCCATGCGCACCCGACCATGTCCGAAGCGGTGCACGAGGCCGCGCTGGCTGTCGACAAGCGTCCGCTGCACTTCTGA